One stretch of Astatotilapia calliptera chromosome 3, fAstCal1.2, whole genome shotgun sequence DNA includes these proteins:
- the LOC113012360 gene encoding receptor-type tyrosine-protein phosphatase H-like: MSIAQTESSITLQWNKVNSNVSFVLQFNGTETNINAPAGNGPVNHTVSSLTAGTQYTFTLYSVFENVRSSGVSITAVTAPSNAQNLISSGQNETSITLQWNKVKNNVSFILQFNGTETSISAPAGNGLENHTVSSLTAGTQYTFTLYSVFENVRSSGVSITAVTAPSNAQNLISSGQNETSITLQWNKVNNNVSFVLQFNGTETSISAPAGNGPENHTVSSLTAGTQYTFTLYSVFENVRSSGVSITAVTSPSNAQNLISSGQNETSITLQWNKVNNNVSFVLQFNGTETSISAPAGNGPENHTVSSLTAGTVTGWNEPTSMDPADAALTECLEETARIQVILDRILTAPDLKSKQVMISVAEAIMERD, encoded by the exons ATGTCAATTGCACAAACTGAGAGCAGCATCACTCTGCAGTGGAATAAAGTCAACAGCAATGTCAGCTTTGTTCTCCAGTTTAATGGTACAGAGACAAACATCAATGCACCAGCTGGAAATGGGCCAGTGAATCACACAGTCTCATCTCTCACTGCTGGAACTCAATACACATTCACCCTTTACTCTGTGTTTGAGAACGTCAGAAGCAGTGGAGTCAGCATTACTGCAGTCACTG CTCCTTCAAATGCACAAAACCTCATATCATCaggacaaaatgaaaccagcatCACTCTGCAGTGGAATAAAGTCAAAAACAATGTCAGCTTTATTCTCCAGTTTAATGGTACAGAGACAAGCATCAGTGCACCAGCTGGAAATGGACTAGAAAATCACACAGTCTCATCTCTCACTGCTGGAACTCAATACACATTCACTCTCTACTCTGTGTTTGAGAACGTCAGAAGCAGTGGAGTCAGCATTACTGCAGTCACTG ctcCTTCAAATGCACAAAACCTCATATCATCaggacaaaatgaaaccagcatCACTCTGCAGTGGAATAAAGTCAACAACAATGTCAGCTTTGTTCTCCAGTTTAATGGTACAGAGACAAGCATCAGTGCACCAGCTGGAAATGGACCAGAGAATCACACAGTCTCATCTCTCACTGCTGGAACTCAATACACATTCACTCTCTACTCTGTGTTTGAGAACGTCAGAAGCAGTGGAGTCAGCATTACTGCAGTCACTT ctcCTTCAAATGCACAAAACCTCATATCATCaggacaaaatgaaaccagcatCACTCTGCAGTGGAATAAAGTCAACAACAATGTCAGCTTTGTTCTCCAGTTTAATGGTACAGAGACAAGCATCAGTGCACCAGCTGGAAATGGACCAGAAAATCACACAGTCTCATCTCTCACTGCTGGaactgtcacaggctgg AACGAACCGACCAGTATGGACCCAGCGGATGCTGCTCTCACCGAGTGTCTGGAGGAGACTGCTCGGATCCAAGTGATCCTCGACCGCATCCTTACAGCGCCCGATTTAAAGAGCAAGCAGGTAATGATTAGCGTTGCTGAAGCTATCATGGAGAGGGATTGA